GTTTAACAGCTCAGAGGAAAGTGCTGACAAACACATGAGATTCAGATCTGCTCATAACAACAACCTGATTACACTTGGACAGCGATGCTACATGAACACATGAAACTCTTCATCCACtttaaatacatacatatataaacattgtaattcttcttgtttttgtaaTACACAGAGGGTCTGAGCTTCTCCTCAAACATTCACTTAAgttaaaaaagttatttttcacTTTCTAACAAACCCTAAagcttaaaaataatattttctatTAATTTTTCTCAGATGAACCAAATGAGTCCGTCACAGGCTGGTGCTCTGATCAGGAACACACAGGTGAACCAGCAGCCTCAGTCTCACCTGAGAAACGCTGAAATAAAGAAAGTAAAGATGAAGGTTTACTTTACCTCTCAGCTCGTTTGTGCTAAACCAGTGCGTCTCATCCTCCTCAGCACAAATAAAGAAGACGTGGAGTCCAGGTGCTGAAGGGGAGCGATGTGCATGCATGCGTGTGTCTGCAGAGTTTATGTATTAGCTTTGTGTGACTCACAGCTTCATCCGACAAGTTCCAACAAAGTCAAAgctgctttcatttcagagcCTGACAGGCCGCCCGAGGCAACGGGAATCAAAGTTTTACACACTCGCATTAATGCAGCGAGAGCCGCTCAACAACATGCTGCACAAATACACTACTAATGCATCGACTTACAGCTGTGATTAAACCTGTTTGTGGCGAACAGACTGAAAGTTTTTATGTtggattaaacaaaacaaaaatgaaagcagGGAAAAATCGTCCACTCACTGAAATGTGTCATTAAAAATGGCAGCAGGAAACTTTGTGCACAGAAAAAGTGCTAAAACTGCACAGCAGGTAAACATGCACAGATCTTCTCGGTATAAGTGCTCGTGCACGTGTTTACGTGCTCGTGCACGTGCAGCGGGCCTTACAGCTGCAGTGAAGCCTCCCGACTCTTTTTATTCTCAGTGAAGCAGAGAAACGCAGCTCACAACATGATCTCCACCAGCATAGTTCACACCAGGAATTATGAGAAATATTCACGcgcttttcatttttgtgtatATGCTTGtaggccactttattaggtacaccaaGCTGGTACCAGGTTGGACCCTCTTTTAAAAGCCTCTTCAGTCCTTCGTGGCACAAACTCACTGAGGTGCTGCAAACattcctctgacactctgaccCATGTTGACATGATACCATCACACAGTTATAAATGATGTGAAGCTGTCGTTCCACCTCTGTGGACTGTGGAGGCCGTCTGAGCACAGCAAACTCAtcgtcatgttcaagaaaccgtCTGAGGTGATGAGAGATGTGTGTGCTGTCCTGGAAGCAGCCAGCAGAGGATGCTACACTGTGGCCACGGTCAGCAACAACACTCGGGTAGGTCGTGCTGTTAAAACGATGCTCAGGAGGTGCTGaagggcccaaagtgtgccagcGAAATATCCATCCCACGAAACACCACCAACTACAGCCTGAAGTGTTGATACAGGGCAGGAAGAATCACTTCATGTTGTTCACACCAGATTCTGACCCGAACATCTGAACCTCACAGAAGAGATGAAGACTCCGCCCACCAGGTGGTTTTcaaatcttttgttttctgttttcagacCCAAAAGCACCGAGTGGCCGGAAACTAAATCATTCACATAAATGACTCCTGTGTGAGGCTCTTGCTCTCCTCAGACACGAGTCTGAGTCTAAACGTTTGAATGTCCTGCAGTAAATCTAATCGGCCACTAGATGGAGGAATAAACACCAGACTGGGTAAAATATTTTGGACACCTCCTCCATCAATTCAGCGTTTATTGACTAAATAAACAACCAGCTGTTCTGTGAACACAAGAAAAACTGGTTTATGTGTAAAGAGAAAGTGTCAACGCCTGTAGTTGCGTCACGTTGCTATAAGGTGCTCTGTGTAAATGTTTGCCTTTACCTGTGAGGTTCCTCCCCCATTGACTCTAACAGAAAACTAGTTTACGTTACTGGAAGTACCGGTTTCCCCGTGAGCTGCTCTGCAGGTGTATTATCAATGAGGGGCTCCTTCTAACTCACCTGTTTATGGAAAAGTTCCTCTTCTATCACAGGACATTTCCACATGCTGTGACAGTCCACACTGAGGGGAATACCTGGGAATTTATTTCATGATGGAGGGAAGAGTGTGCTGACTCTCTCTGAGTCTGACATGGAAATGTTGATGAACCTTTCAGTCGGCTCCAAACTGCAGCATCCATCAGTAACTTCATTCTAATAaccaggggcccgttcttcgtacctcgcttactacatccaagatcaaatcatcgcgctaactttgagctcgctaatccggttctccgaacacacctgttgttgacgattagtatagctggatgaagtaatgtgagatcactgggtggcttaaaaggggctacgcatcgatagtagaaacattgatcggcaaccctgtgattggtcggcgaagatgtcgaaggagcgcgctcagtatttcacggcagcagagcaagaactcttgattgagggatatcaggagtttcagagtttaattaaaacgcaggggaacactgcaaaggctgcaaaagcaaggagagagggctggcagaaagttgctgacaaattaaactcgtaagtgatccatgatattacattatatcatgtgatattatattataccacattatattatattacatcatatcctctttcacattagagccacaacaggacccactagaacatgggaacaagtaaaagtgaaatataagaatattccacagaatggtaatatttatcacttatattgcttttagtctatgacaagagaccctggaataatctgtttgtttgtttataacagcaaccaagaaaagggcagagcaaataaagacaggtggtggtcctgcaccccctcgtcacacccctttttgtactgtgacatttattgacattgtgggtttttttgtgtgtagtttgacataacactccattacttttacctgttcccatgcaaggggtgactgaagcatgcacagtaagtcgggagtaagtatatacagtacagtaagtatatatatatatatatatatatatatatatatatatatatatatatttagggagagagagagagagagagtaaataataccctgacgggagaatcgatatctctctatgagcacaccgtcgcgccgagctaaaggatcctgtctatcccgcaatatacgctaaattctgtaaactctccttatcaatcttgcaccttccttgctcgcgtacaaacggacaggacatggctgcgaaaCTACAGAAAGTgtgaaactacacacaaaaaaacccacaatatcaataaatgtcacagtacaaaaaggggtgtgacgagggggtgcaggaccaccacctgtctttatttgctctgcccttttcttggttgctgttataaacaaacaaacagattattccagggtctcttgtcatagactaaaagcaatataagtgataaatattaccattctgtagaatattcttatatttcacttttactttttcccatgttctagtgggtcctgttgtggctctaatgtgaaagaggatatgatgtaatataatataatgtggtataatataatatcacatgatataatgtaatatcatggatcacttacgagtttaatttgtcagcaactttctgccagccctctctccttgcttttgcagcctttgcagtgttcccctgcgttttaattaaactctgaaactcctgaaatccctcaatcaaaagttcttggtctgctgccgtaaaatactgagcgcgctccttcgacatcttcgccgaccaatcacagggttgccgatcaatgtttctactatcgatgtagtaagcgaggtacgaagaacaggccccaggaCTGAAGAATGGGTGGAGCTTCTGAGTGAAGGAGCAGCCAGTAAAGGAGtagatcagagctgcagcagacACGTCATAAAAAGAGACCCGACCCTCCTCATAGTCCACAAACACCCCCACCCTCTCAGGACCAGACCGGCGAGAGAGAGCGACATCAGGGTCAGCCTTAGCTTTGTACTCGTATCCATCTCTCAGCCTCACAGTCCAGAAACCGTCCCGAGGACTCAGTGTGATTTGAGCCTTCCTGTTGGTCGACTCTGTGGCCACTCCTAAAGTCCACTCGGTCTTTCCTTTAACCTGAACCTCAAAGTAAAATCTGCCTGAAGAGAAACTCTGCTCTCCTAAAACATTAATACAGTAAGAAAATCTCTCTGGGTTGTCTGGAAGCTTCTGCCTCACGTCACTATCGTGAACTTGTTTCCCATCATCAGACTGGACGAGGTAAGGATTTGCTGTGTCTGGATCAAACGTCACGTCCACTGCGTAGCTCTGAATCCGCCTCAGCTCGAACCTGGCGAGCATCTTGGGTAGTTTCTCCTTCATCTCCTCAGACAGTGGTTCCTCCAGCTGAAGGACAGAGAGCAGCTCCACCTCcgtcttcctcttcttcagctCACGGATGTCCTGCTCCATCTGTCTGATGAAGCCTTCAGCCTGTAGCTCGGTTTGTCTCTGCTTCTCTCTGATGGTCTCCGTGAGCTTGGTCTGCTGGATCCCTTTGACAACACCAGCATCGGCTGATCATGTCAAATGCACTTTAGTTTATACTAGTGTGCTACTGAAGGTTTATTTAACAACaattattatataaataattaGGAGAATCACTATTTTactgtggtggaggggtttgtgtggcTGATAAgaaactttttgttttattttgaatcagaaaagtgagaaaaatatttaataatgcaATCAATGCAGATGCCAAAAATAGGGAAATGGGGACTTTTTATTGTGGATTCAGCAAGTCTAGAAGTTAGTTGTTGCCATAAAAAGTGTGAGATTCATAAGATGGAAATATTTAAGTAGGCTTGTATGACCAGCGTTTCTGTGGAGTGACCCGTGAACAGAAAACCTGCAGCATCTTTACCTCAAACTTCATATTCAATCatagaaacagaaaatacaacatCAAGCTTTAAAAGAAGGACAGACCAGATCCAAGCTGTgacatgttttaatgcagtttattaagcTTTAAGCAGAAACAGTATCAGAGGCTATAAATGGATTACACTCGCTCCACATACACTGTTTGTATTTCAGTTCACAGAAGTGGACACAATCAGAcaacccgttctcactcccgatgCGTAAAAtactgacgatttgtcacgtccCTTAACTTCTCATGCTGATGCTAAAGGTACCCTTCCACGtttgcaattggaaaaaggattttgaaatgcagttgggagatgaggacacacgcacatctgttccatactgcagccattgatggtgttacagctctgagtcagctttgggccatcagacgcacacactggaaaaccagcacctggacttcatgcaggagagacggcctcagtGATGTAGGTTCATAAGCGAGTTCAAACCTTTCTGGCCTCTTATCACTTAGattttgaatgcatttaaagcaggaactgcacacCTAGCTGTCAAAAAtttggcagcatgagtactTCCATGTTTGGAAATCAGATCAGGATGTgtttcatttgtattttctaGCAAGTTTGAATTAACTGCAGCAGGACTTTGTGCTTgctgtgagctgctgctgctctgaggaTGAGTCACTGAGACGGTGTCTACATTCACGGGATTTTTACACCAGGCAGATTACAGTTAAAGCAGCAACGTTAAtctgtattaaaataaaaaacaaataactgtGTGACTGATACTTTGAGTGTGTGCTTAGATTTTGGACTTTTTACACTGTCGCTGCAGGGACAGCTCAGTATGTAGAGTGGCAGCCCCATGATTGCAAGGTTGGGGGTTCGgatccactgaacggctaccctgaggtacccctgagcaaggtaccgtccctacacactgctccccccccaatggctgcccactgcttcactgagtgaatgggttaaatgcagagaggaatttccccatgaggatcaataaagtatacataaAGTACATAAAgtattaaatataatatttcatTCGGGTGGAGCAAATGATCTACAGTCAGAAACTGCCTCCATATTCTTTGTTCCATTGTCTATTGTTGGGAACGAagtattattttttgtcatttttgttatttccatttattattttatttttgttaattctatttttattattttgttatttctgttattactgtcattactgttgcatcataatcatgtagcaagcatatgtatacaagaagtattgatacaagaggtattgatattgcattcagatgttcaaatatattggtatcatattagcctttattacaggtccagtaaaaaaccactttaaactgttgagttgaatctataacccgaagtgcttttgaatttataattttaatgtttatgcagactgcagggtgaaagagtaactctgtgctaaaagaagacaggaagttatatgtctttgaagttacatgcttttgcaggaagtgaaaccaaaaccagagttttgatgatgctattatcatcttttatgcatttatatgtcTGATTAAGCTTTggttaagttttaagtagttgtattagattgaaatatttgttttatacattttacatagaagttaagatcatcacaacacaggatggccttagcctggttgcctaagttgaggtcaactaaggtgcagagagcagatgcacactctgtgcacgcgcagagacatacacacacacactgttagggtgtaggtgagagttgactgatgaagcagtagatgcacgatgcgagagctgagctggcttacgggaaaccaccggaaagaagatggaagccagtgtacttttaattgtgccttaagttgtcgaatagaacatttgtggttttgaagctgatgtatgtgatgatgcaatgagggggcgtcactaaatatactctgatgcatataaaactgtattttgatgttaggaggatgagattgtggggctgtctgcttacggagtccgctcattctcccacgcgtgtcatttcattaaaatcatcgtctttaccctttggaccagtgtggttacttgcattcctcctgtgtttccttccctatatttttgaaccttaacactatgtttcagtaaacaGGTAAAAACTTGTGTCAGTGTCCAAATATATATGAATCCAAATGTATCTATATAGAAGGGGAAACAACTGATAAATATAAACAGCATAACATAAAGAGTGCACTGTCTTTGAGACAGACTTAGcaggctacacacacacacacacacacgcacttcaTACCAGAGGAGAAATGGACTATTAGGGGATCAGGCCTGGGCTGAGCAGGCAGACGTGGAAATGAGGAGCTTCCAGCTGACtcaaaatttttaaaatgtgcaaagaaaaaaaaagcccaagAAACTGGTGACACCGAggaacttaaatacacaggttgAACGATGACAATGATTGGAAACAGATGAGTACAGGGCTGAACATAAGCTGACTAATGACACAAGAGACAGGCTGACACGGGAAAATACAGGAAGTGAGAACCTTAATGTGGCgaaataaactgaacatgaactgaaatcactgggtcaatgacccaggaaccctgacataAAGTGTCAGACCCGGAACAGTTAAATAGACGAGGTTTAAAGTGTTAACGATGCCGTGCTATTAATAATGCAAACTTCAGTCTTTAATGTTAGGAGCCAGGTTATGGTATGtggtgtttttgtctctgtgggggtttttttttgtgagtTACTGAACCTGGCACACCTGTTACTTATCAGATGTATTTGTCAGTGTTCTTTTCGCCTCGTCTGATTTCGCCTCGGTTATTGGACAAGACCCTTCTAATTCCCACGTTCCTCTCCCCTTAGATCAAGTGCACTACGTGGTCTCCTGCACGTCCTGGCTCCATGTCCCCATTCATATGCTGTTGTACATACTGCCCTGGTAAAATCTCCCCTGACTCTCTGAGTCCATCTGGGAGGGTCTGGGTCCATAAATATTTCCAATTTCCAATGAAAGATCTAAACAAACCCTTACCTCACATTGActattcattcatttcattttttcattttgaaacgTCACTATTTCAGCCGTGGCTCACAAGCTGCATGCAGACTTCTTGGTTCACTTCCtgccacacacacccacacagacacccacacacacacggctgttttcacacacacacacttcactcCACTGGATTTTCATCAGTTTCTACAGCCTAACCGAGCTCTTATTTTATGTTCACACTCTATATCCCCTCTGTAACTCTactaattttaatataaaaagaaTGCAccctcagcacacacacacacacacacacacacacacacacacactcaaatatACTCAGCTCTCAGCATTTGCAAGCATTCACATCAAATTCCTCAGCATGGTTAGCAGAGctcttttggcacaaatctTCAGCACAGTTACCAGTTTTTTTCCACACACATTAGCTCAGCTCTGTAGCACAATTCACACAGTACATTCATTCaaggaggatgaggatggggagaggaagggtaagaagagtaagaaatagaattgctgatgacatcagagctacagtAGTGGACCATTAAATGAACCACggagtgaccctgagggaagctggccaacgggttcagtCTAACTCGAGCTGCTACgctgtagcaagcatcataaggacattttgaaatgagagtcggttagtacagtcactttgcacaaagatctgtagcactgccatgctaatgagaaacacaacaataccatagatgtaaaatTCCAGAAGATATTTTCCCCTGTGCTTCGACTAGAGGACATTGCATGTGATGTAGACGAAATTTTGTGGCCAGATCCAGAGAGACGACACGATGtagactgatttcttttttttcctcagtgaaattaccatttcgttttgacttggaaataaacacttgtgtttgttttgatgtgtgtgaataaacaccaggggcctgttcttcgtacctcgcttactacatccaagatcaaatgacacatccaagatcaaatcatcgcgccaactttgagctcgctaatccggttctccgaacacacctgttgttgacgattagtatagctggatgaagtaatctgagatcactgggtggcttaaaaggggctacgcatcgatagtagaaacattgatcggcaaccctgtgattggtcggcgaagatgtcgaaggagcgcgcgcagtatttcacggcagcagaccaagaactcttgattgagggatatcaggagtttcagagtttaattaaaacgcaggggaacactgcaaaggctgcaaaagcaaggagagagggctggcagaaagttgctgacaaattaaactcgtaagtgatccatgatattacattatatcatgtgatattattttattccacattatattatattacatcatatcctctttcacattagagccacaacaggacccactagaacatgggaaaaagtaaaagtgaaatataaaaatattccacagaatggtaatatttatcacttatattgcttttagtctatgacaagagaccctggaataatctgtttgtttgtttataacagcaaccaagaaaagggcagagcaaataaagacaggtggtggtcctgcaccccctcgtcacaccgctttttgtactgtgacatttattgacattgtgggtttttttgtgtgtagtttgacataacactccatcacttttacctgttcccatgcaaggggtgactgaagcatgcacagtaagtcgggagtaagtatatacagtacagtaagtatatatatagagagagagagagagagagagagaaagtaaataataccctcacaggagaatcgatatctctctatgagcacaccgtcgcgctgagctaaaggatcccgtctatcccgcaatatccgctgaattctgtaaactctccttatcaatcttgcaccttccttgctcgcgtacaaacggacaggacatggctgcgacagacttcccaaatccaccttcgcttttttagccgtggtctctcatcttgattacacgtagtaatttactattactactctaaaatatgaattacatctgacatgatctactacatgtaatagaatgattaatagtacatttccctttttttcggaaatgacctgtatgtatctgtatgaaatcaataaaagaatcaaatgctgcattatctttagttacattgataatatttatttatggtaaaacagtggcgaaatatcgctgttgctttcatataactgcagcggacatacctgagaggccgcgatctaatcctgtttacataaagtaaacctgctcccgagcaggcttactcttacggatctgttgctatgacagcaagtcccagatgagcttcggagaaccgaacgatccaagatcacgcgaaatcgtcaacattcaaatccggctaacttacttagcgaggtacgaagaacaggccccagtacttgaagtttggatccctctatgcttacggatctatgacaaaagtatgagctcaaTCTGACTtagcctaccttgtgcacagatAAAGCAAtagccagatgtgtttttcattcataccatcagtgtgtagttggtgcattgtgtgcttattaatgTGATGGCTTGTGTTTACTGTCTGATAccaaaataccatttttacaaaggtgtggagagttaagcaaaggttattcgcttttacaagaaaactacaatgttttgctgattgggtgaagagttttcttatttgtgtgtagagttttgcaaaaatagccaacaGTTACAAAAATGTGctcaagccatcagaaaaaactgtaataatgcAAACTTCAGTCCTTAATGTTAGGAGCCAGGTTATGGTATGtggtgtttttgtctgtgtggtttttttttgtgagtTGCTGAACCTGGCACACCTGTTACTCATCAGATGCATTCGTCAGTGTTCTTTTCGCCTCCTCTGATTACGTGGTCTCCTGCACGTCCTGGCTCCATGTCCCCATTCATATGCTGTTGTACATACTGCCCTGGTAAAATCTCCTCTgactctctgctgctgctgaggaaaGAACTGCTCTCCTTCAATGGGCTGTCTCCCCGTCATCAtgtgtttttaaagacaaaCCTATGTTTGTCAAACTTTAACACAGCAAACAGGTCACTGTCGCGAAATCAATCAAAACTGCAGACCAGGGAAACAAGCTACGGAGGCAGAtgagtgcaatcaaacgatgagtttattagcACAGGAGAAGACATATCAGCATAtgtcctctgacaaaaatac
This sequence is a window from Oreochromis niloticus isolate F11D_XX linkage group LG6, O_niloticus_UMD_NMBU, whole genome shotgun sequence. Protein-coding genes within it:
- the LOC109202493 gene encoding E3 ubiquitin-protein ligase TRIM68-like yields the protein MTGRQPIEGEQFFPQQQQRVRGDFTRAVCTTAYEWGHGARTCRRPPDAGVVKGIQQTKLTETIREKQRQTELQAEGFIRQMEQDIRELKKRKTEVELLSVLQLEEPLSEEMKEKLPKMLARFELRRIQSYAVDVTFDPDTANPYLVQSDDGKQVHDSDVRQKLPDNPERFSYCINVLGEQSFSSGRFYFEVQVKGKTEWTLGVATESTNRKAQITLSPRDGFWTVRLRDGYEYKAKADPDVALSRRSGPERVGVFVDYEEGRVSFYDVSAAALIYSFTGCSFTQKLHPFFSPGNSWLFI